CCATACTGGTTTCCAAAACTTCACCACTTTCTGAGTTTTGAAAACCAATGGGATTTTCTAAGTATTATGATATCAATATCAAGTAGTCAAGGTATTATTACTAATATAAACTAATAACCACATGTTAGAggtgaaaataaacagttttcacaGAATCTAAGAACATGGTGTATGTGAAAGACAAGCATAGTGGATTCTGAAGTCAAGGTATGTGAGAAACTCCAAACTtcaattagcatttttgttaattttttccaaGCATAAAGCTTGGAAATTTCACCTGTTTTGCATTTCATTATTTACCAGAGTGAGGTGATTAATCccttttgttttgatgatttaaCACAACAAACTTAAAAAGTCCAACTACATCTCATAAAGACAGAGGTACTTGGAAAACGTAACATTTACTGAGGAGTTAAAGTTTGAGAAGCACTGCTCTAGGGCTTTCACAGCTATGAATGCTAACTATTCCAGCTGCTAATATAGGGTGCTAAAGGCAGCTTAAAATTTGAACTTcatataatttctttttgcactaaaacaaatgtgaacCCTGTTAAATAACAACCCATGTTTTATACACAAGGATAGAaggctaaaaaaatatttagaatacttatattttctaattaaatgaGAAATGGAAACTAGCTAAAAGCAGAATGGTATACAGCACTGGCCATGTCAGagctgtacaaaaacaaaaattggaaTTTGGACACAAAACCTAAATCAGTACATCCCTAGCTAATGTAGATTTTAAGTAAAGACATCGTTGTTTCTTCATCAACCTAAGAAATACACCACACAGGACCTGCTCAAAGTGTAATAAGAtggaagcatttttaaaacaaaaaccttacaTAGCAGAGCTAATGTGTTATAAAAGTACACCAACACCTTGGCATTACTTCACAGTTCTGAGATGCCAAATCTGACCCTGATACTGAGTGAAAAACCAACCAGGAACAAGATGCTACAGTACTGAGCCTGTGTTTCAGTGCTGATATGGCTGAAGAACAAGAGGCAGAAACTTTAATATGAAACATATTGTTCAGAAAACcctattaagttttttttttcttttttaactgaCAGACCAAGCGGCTGTTAAGGCTTTGTTGTGTATGACCTTGTAAAGTGAGGCTGTGATTAAATCCAGTTGGCTTTtagagaaaagtgaaaagagTTACACTTTCAAGTGACTTACAGAGTACAGAGATAAAAAGGTTTTGGCATGTGAAGTGTTCAGGTTATCCATCACAGTATATACAGTTTATACAACTTCTAATATGAagataaacctttttttttttattattatttggctCTTCAAGTTGGTGATTCAGCTCAACAATGAAACATCAAGCTGGCAACACTGACCTAAGCCACTTTTAGTGTGAGTCATTATTTAAATTGATGATCTGAGTCAGTCTTACACCGAGAACATGCTGGATGTTAAAGTGTACAGTACCTCGACATAACGACTCAAAGCTTAGAGTTAAAAACGCACTTCAGTGAAAGGTAGACAAGTGAgataaagacatgaaaaaacATTGTACAAGAGTgcaagcatttttaaattttaaaaacaagaaaggatGTGAGGAAATTGTtattctgtcatattttttcaGCAAAGTCCAGCTGGCTTTTATATACGtctcatttttattgttcttatcACTATTATGCCAGCTAAACCCATGTCAAAATTCACATCTGAACCCTCAGTTAACACATGTTAACTAGTTAACCTTTTAGTTCTATTTGAGCGCAAAGTTACAAACAAAAGCATgtccacatttgtttttcttactaaGATCATTCTGCTCCTCAGTGAATCCACTTCCATTTCCGTTTCTCCTGCAATGCTACATTCAACCACAGCTCCACCAGGGGGAGCTATATTTCTTGTTTCCTGGCCACACTGCCTTCCAGTGCTCTCACTGTAAGGGCAACCAGCTGAGAAACAAACGTGCTGGAGAATAAACATGGATTTGGATTCAAACGTCTCCCCTCCATGTATGCCGGAGATTAAAAACCATCAGAGCAATAAGAGAGACATTATGGGatgtcctctgcctcctcttgtCCTCCTTGAGGCTCAGGCTCTTCGGCATGGGggtgagtttttgtttctggaagTGTGTGTACGTATCTGAGTCGGCTCCAGCAAGCCTTGTTCTTGTGCAGGTGCCCCATCATTATTTGGCTGAGCATGCTGGACTCAGTGAACCGCTGCCACTCCTCAAACAGAGGCTCCACGATGTAGGAGATAAAACCTGAAAGACGTGAAACTCCTTAATAAGGGCTATTTAATGAGACTGTCTTGAGAATTAAACAAGATTTACCAATCTGGATGGCTGGCACAGAGTCGGTCTGTTGGTCACACAAAGGACTGATCTCCAAATCAAATTTCCTTTCCAGGTCACCTTCCAGGTCAACAAAGACAGAAttgataaaaacagtttcaataagagcaaacagtgaaataaactgCATAGAGTTGgcattttaaaatacacatcTTCTTCAGCACACCACAATACTAACTCTAGTTTGAAATTTGATATGTAAAAGTTTACTCACCCTGCCTATAAAATTCCTCACACACCCTCTCACTCCATTGCCTGCTCAGCTCCCACTCCCGACACGGGTTACACACATCAGCGCATTTCAGGGCAATCTAGAAGAAAAGAAGATAAATGAATACAAACATGTCACAACAATCTGGAGGTCTACTACTAAAGCTGTGTGAGAAAATTATCATTTGGATACCATACAGTTGAATCTACGTGCTTACGCACActgtataaaaacacacacaacctttttcttcactgtgacacaaaaaaaaaatcaggctaAATGTTTCCCATTTATATGAGCATGGAAATTATTTCAACTCGTTAAATATCGGCACATCAAgagaattttattattaatttctcTAAGTTTAGAACTTTACATACATTTCCTTAGTATTTAACAGCACTACATTTAAAGCTTCATGACTTGGGTTAAAGGTTTTAGGTATCCTTATTATTACACTGTAGATGATGACACTCCCATGGAAACACATTCATCTCAGGGACACAAAACCAAACTCTCTTTCCTGAACAGCATACTGGGCGGACAGTTCCATGATGTTTATGCTTGCATACAATTATTTGAACAACTGGACGTGTCCGTTTCAGGCGTCTTAGAGTGTCTTATGTGtctttttatctgtaaatatctaGTTTCAACAGTACATTTGAAGGGGAATAGGCAGTGTACCTGGAGTATGAAATGCCTGTGTGTGGCCAGCTGAAGGTCCATATCCTGGTTGTCCAGATGCTCTCGGAGAGTTATCAGGAATTCGTTTTGTCTGTTGATGTCTGTAGCCAAGATGAGAGAACCCAGCTGCTGCTCTATGTCCTGCCTATTGAGTTGAGGAAGACAAACTAATGAGCTCTACTTCACCTGCTACAAGTTTCATACACCATGCCTTCCCTTTAACAGCCAAATGATCTTATTTTTCCTGGTCAAAGACATTCATGTGAAGACTAAAAGTAAAGTCACATGAAATCCTTTTATTACTTTATCCAGCAAAACTTGCTATTGAGTTATAATTTCATGCTAAACTTAtttatatgaaaagaaaacctacagctacaacaaaaataataagaaaaatccaacctttaaattttgtttatttcagtgagAGAGAATAAATACTTATCAGATACATAGTAAGAGGAAAAACACTCTCTCACACTAAAACTCCCCAAAAGGGTTCACCTTAACTTCATGGGTGCCCAAGGTTTTTAGTGTACTGTGTTTGTTGAAATTAGATTTGCAATGTACAAAACAGTAACATGTTCCAAACATTAATGAGTAAACTTTAAGTAATTGCAGTGCTTTTAGGATATACAATCTAGTAAAAATGTGGTGGGGGATATGCATAGTTTTTGTAGATAACAAGAGATCATTCTAAATAAGGTAGAAACTTGCCCAAAAGATCAGATTctaaaagtatataaaaatagTAAACCTAAAAAGAAGATTTCTAAAACCAAATcataaaatattctgattaaAAATCAGATGAAGTAAGATGTGTGTTCTTACGACATGTCAGCCGGCAGGTGGCTCAGCAGACCAGACTCTCGGAGCATACCCACAGTGGATCTCCAGTGGTGGCGCTCCAGCACAGAGGTGTTCTGTACAGCAGGAATGTCATTCAGTATCTGCTCGTCTGACACTAAACACACCACAGGTAAACCCAGATGCTGACACCCATCCACCTGCTTGTGTTTACCTGGTAGAGGGACGCCAGGTGGTGTctggttttaatgagaaaaggCTGGTTGACTCCAGGGTGATCCACGtcatgagctgctgctgccatcagACCCAAGAACACATCCAGAGGAGTCAGCTGCTCTGCCAgctgcaaaacacaaatattctgAGACTCTCCAAGGGACATGCTTGTGAAAAATCTAATTGAGAAATCCCTCCTAATCTGAATTTTTAGCGTCTATTTTGTCAAACGTTCAATTTCTGGttaatgtaaagtttatttaagtTGTCAAATAACCCAACGTATGTgagaaaaacctttaaacaaaacttGTCAAATTTGAAGGATagtaaaaacaagatttttttgaCAACTAGGAAGCAAGATTAGATTGGGTAAGTTTAGGTAAgaagtcttattcacaacccgttatttgacgggttgtgaataagacttgttatgtcataaacatgacataataaCATGTCATGAACGTGAGTAAGTCTACACGAATATTCATGACTGTTATAAAGtatcattcggtaaatcatgacacttttaatacatagtttatattattcaaaatgtctttgttatgacaacttgacattaaccaagaaatcatgaacTGACATAAggttgttataaaagtattactgattaaacttaaaaaaattatgtagctttatgctattattgttaaaaaaaacaaacaaagctggCATCGTTACAGGTAGCCAAAGATCCAGCCTCATTATGCATCAAAGCATGAAGTAAATCCTAAATGCTAAGTAAAGGACAATAGAGCACATTGATTAGTAAAAATGCAGACTTTCGTTTTCTCAGAGAGTGTTTGTTATCTTCAATGTACAGGTTAGTGTGCCGTATTGAATTTCATTTAGTGCTTTTAGGAAAATAGATTAATCACAAAGTGCCTCTTGGAGCAACAAAAGCAATTACTGAATAAGGGGAAAGATGCAGAGACGCTTAATCTGGTCAGAGGGCTTCAGAAAAACCTCTGAGCTCTAGATGGATGTGTCACTGAGTTCAAGTGAGCAGGAAACGTCCCTATGGGAGCACAGCTGACAGATTATGTCAAGGAGAAGCTCAGGCCTGCTGAAGCTTTACAGTCTGGGCATGACAGGAaaagtgtgtgtatgtttaCCTTG
The Gambusia affinis linkage group LG22, SWU_Gaff_1.0, whole genome shotgun sequence DNA segment above includes these coding regions:
- the LOC122825264 gene encoding cAMP-specific 3',5'-cyclic phosphodiesterase 7B-like isoform X3; the protein is MSCLMVERCGGVAFKWLEQNVIQVRMLADGRLNAGHAGVLLAERRGSYPPIDLRILKTNSRPGEVESGTRRKLKRLLSFQRYCHASRLLRGLMPHTPGTLHLLDDDYLGQAAHMLSKVDTWNFDIFLFDRLTNGNSLVTLMCHLFNVCGLIHHFQLDMVKLHRFLGMVQEDYHSHNPYHNAVHAADVTQAMYCYIKETKLAEQLTPLDVFLGLMAAAAHDVDHPGVNQPFLIKTRHHLASLYQNTSVLERHHWRSTVGMLRESGLLSHLPADMSQDIEQQLGSLILATDINRQNEFLITLREHLDNQDMDLQLATHRHFILQIALKCADVCNPCREWELSRQWSERVCEEFYRQGDLERKFDLEISPLCDQQTDSVPAIQIGFISYIVEPLFEEWQRFTESSMLSQIMMGHLHKNKACWSRLRYVHTLPETKTHPHAEEPEPQGGQEEAEDIP
- the LOC122825264 gene encoding cAMP-specific 3',5'-cyclic phosphodiesterase 7B-like isoform X2, with the protein product MKTRRQIPSPSLVLCEQSGWLNVLFNGRADGRLNAGHAGVLLAERRGSYPPIDLRILKTNSRPGEVESGTRRKLKRLLSFQRYCHASRLLRGLMPHTPGTLHLLDDDYLGQAAHMLSKVDTWNFDIFLFDRLTNGNSLVTLMCHLFNVCGLIHHFQLDMVKLHRFLGMVQEDYHSHNPYHNAVHAADVTQAMYCYIKETKLAEQLTPLDVFLGLMAAAAHDVDHPGVNQPFLIKTRHHLASLYQNTSVLERHHWRSTVGMLRESGLLSHLPADMSQDIEQQLGSLILATDINRQNEFLITLREHLDNQDMDLQLATHRHFILQIALKCADVCNPCREWELSRQWSERVCEEFYRQGDLERKFDLEISPLCDQQTDSVPAIQIGFISYIVEPLFEEWQRFTESSMLSQIMMGHLHKNKACWSRLRYVHTLPETKTHPHAEEPEPQGGQEEAEDIP